One Microaerobacter geothermalis DNA window includes the following coding sequences:
- a CDS encoding HAD hydrolase-like protein: MLKYDSVIFDMDGTLLQTEKVAVPAFKMTFDHLRKDGKYNGETPSEDQLISWLGFTLDKIWDGLLPNASYEIKHLANHLMLEYELQILDEGKGELYPGVLETLKELNASGLALFVASNGLDDYIRGVCKSLSIYHLFKDLYSAGRFQIYHKEELVKKLVKDYQLRSSVMVGDRKSDIIAGKKNHLFTIGCDYGFANDEELKEANVIIQHFDELIPLILG, from the coding sequence ATGCTTAAATATGACAGTGTTATTTTTGATATGGATGGAACCTTGCTACAAACGGAAAAAGTTGCAGTTCCCGCTTTTAAAATGACATTTGATCACTTGAGAAAAGATGGTAAGTATAACGGTGAGACTCCTTCCGAAGATCAATTAATATCATGGCTTGGCTTTACTTTAGATAAAATTTGGGATGGGCTACTACCAAACGCCTCATATGAAATAAAACATTTGGCCAATCATCTGATGTTGGAATATGAGTTACAAATATTGGATGAAGGAAAAGGTGAATTATATCCCGGCGTCTTAGAAACCTTAAAAGAACTTAATGCATCTGGTTTAGCGCTGTTCGTTGCAAGTAATGGATTAGATGATTACATACGGGGAGTTTGTAAGTCTCTTTCCATTTATCATCTATTTAAGGACTTATATAGTGCTGGCCGATTTCAAATTTATCACAAGGAAGAATTAGTAAAAAAATTAGTGAAAGATTATCAGTTGAGATCCAGTGTCATGGTAGGGGATCGGAAATCAGACATAATAGCAGGGAAAAAAAACCACCTGTTTACCATTGGGTGTGATTATGGTTTTGCCAATGATGAAGAATTGAAAGAGGCAAATGTGATCATCCAACATTTTGATGAATTGATTCCTTTGATCCTAGGCTAA